Proteins found in one Eretmochelys imbricata isolate rEreImb1 chromosome 9, rEreImb1.hap1, whole genome shotgun sequence genomic segment:
- the MINDY4B gene encoding inactive ubiquitin carboxyl-terminal hydrolase MINDY-4B — MSLAVSKEGLDTGSRVQMYKEASNGEHSLQQMELAEISSKNSNRDKWREIFSCHGLEINNTIHQKYQDNHKSDYDNKDGMEASQFRSSKKQGQFLSTIPFLIPKPLTVSSNLGGLPISLEMAVGLRKMLFGNTFHVFSYEWKKSCFKFHAPYSDLSYALEAEKGGARAILMAVQVYIIKYCLFIRNREENIPLQGLCEMSQTEQENALAESLGDILWTAGECRKAIVCLVTTDTYFTPNIDYKIDNLTERLQLFEFFEKEAAQKFICDHIQCFKGEGSHGVILFLYSLLFSRTLERLQKDLDFTTSHLLQFSLGNFICRQAILNVILTGRASPHVFNGFQKFDSEGGVQELLHGVLARSDVGYLHWNKEEVEHYRPLQVGSMLKTPKLPIWLCNISGIYSVLFSTNRLLLSDWKMEHIFDLYLYNGQPSQKKTVHLTVDTHSHHWEKNHCEESDPEKRFPSVEMAIRTKWEGAAINWNGAVPFF, encoded by the exons ATGTCTCTGGCAGTGAGCAAGGAGGGCCTGGATACTGGGTCGAG AGTGCAGATGTACAAGGAAGCATCCAATGGTGAACACAGCTTACAACAAATGGAACTAGCTGAGATATCCAGCAAAAATTCAAATCGAGATAAATGGAGAGAAATTTTTAGTTGCCATGG GTTGGAAATCAATAATACAATTCACCAA AAATACCAAGACAATCACAAATCTGATTATGACAACAAGGATGGAATGGAAGCATCTCAGTTTAGAAGTTCCAAAAAGCAGGGACAGTTTCTATCCACTATCCCTTTCTTAATCCCCAAACCGCTTACAGTCTCGTCAAACCTGGGCGGCCTGCCTATCTCCCTAGAAATGGCAGTG GGGCTCCGAAAAATGTTATTTGGAAACACGTTCCACGTCTTCAGCTATGAATGGAAAAAATCATGTTTCAAGTTCCACGCTCCATATTCTGATCTATCCTATGCTTTGGAGGCAGAAAAG GGGGGAGCAAGAGCAATTCTGATGGCTGTACAGGTGTACATCATTAAATACTGCTTGTTCATAAGAAATAGAGAGGAAAATATTCCCCTCCAAGG TTTATGTGAAATGAGCCAAACAGAACAAGAAAACGCTCTTGCAGAATCTCTGGGAGATATTCTGTGGACAGCAGGGGAATGTCGGAAAGCCATTGTATGTCTTGTCACCACTGATACTTATTTTACACCCAATATAGACTACAAAATAGATAACTTGACTGAAAGA CTCCAGCTGTTTGAATTTTTTGAGAAAGAAGCAGCTCAGAAATTTATCTGTGATCATATACAATGT TTCAAAGGTGAAGGAAGCCATGGTGTGATCTTATTTCTATACAGCTTGCTTTTCTCTAGGACATTGGAAAG GCTCCAAAAAGACCTAGACTTCACAACATCTCATCTGTTACAATTCAGTCTTGGAAACTTCATCTGTAGACAG GCAATTCTCAACGTCATTTTAACAGGCAGAGCAAGTCCACATGTATTTAATGGGTTCCAGAAATTTGACAGTGAAGGTGGAGTGCAAGAACTATTGCATGGAGTCCTGGCCCGCAGTGATGTGGGCTATTTACACTGGAACAAGGAGGAAGTGGAGCATTACAGACCCCTCCAG GTTGGAAGCATGCTAAAGACTCCTAAATTACCCATCTGGCTGTGCAACATCAGTGGCATATACAGTGTTCTTTTCAGCACAAACAGGCTGCTCTTATCCGACTGGAAAATGGAACACATCTTTGATCTTTACTTATATAATGGGCAGCCATCACAGAAAAAAACAGTACATCTAACAGTAG ACACTCATTCTCATCATTGGGAAAAGAATCACTGTGAAGAAAGTGACCCAGAAAAGAGATTTCCTTCTGTGGAGATGGCAATCAGAActaagtgggagggggcagccatCAACTGGAATGGGGCTGTCCCATTCTTCTGA